A stretch of Astyanax mexicanus isolate ESR-SI-001 chromosome 21, AstMex3_surface, whole genome shotgun sequence DNA encodes these proteins:
- the LOC103046641 gene encoding trichohyalin-like, translated as MNYVWLDNSVEDMPVRRDHSLRTPPFCRERRVDRKSPTDFTNEDFQKLKISKWISESTNQKTDEKDHAGVKITGVDDTDAVSMRSENSMRIPLTFRNKRSDQLCESLADASDSIQGFRSSVSESDPDPENEREKQNSPPSRKKQNRRQMDKTDFQKLENPDWNSLDRRYPWMAFVVGAIALYIMLHLAFKGQEIDHHELRLMLVGKTGAGKSASANTILEEEAFRVEASPASVTQDCEKKNKVVDGRNITIIDTPGVMDTWLMSDEEAQSAHKCVSMIVPGPHVFLLMIRIGRFTEEEVNAVKWIQENFGEVAVKFTMILFTGGDLLEGKPIQKFISNSVELQNLVETCDGRYHVFNNYDRSDRTQVTELFQKIKLMLHENTGYMYTKEVYGGVQQAVREEEELKKKEMMRKLKEEEIRNIANREDKVRMEEELKRKELIRKLKEAEIRNIENREEKNRKEEEIKRKELVIKLKEEEKMNIENREEEIRKEEELKRKELIRKLKEEENRNIANREEEIRNKEELRRNELVRKIKEEEIRNIANMEEKIRNEEDLKRNELMRKLKEEEIRNIENREEEIRKEEELKRNELTRKLKEEEIRSIKNREEKNRLEEEIKRKELVRKLKEEEKRNIEKREEEIRREEELKRKELIIKLKEEEIKNIDNREEKMRKEEELKRNELIRTLKEEEIRNIANREEEIRNEEELKRNELMIKLKDEEIRNIANREEEIRKEEELKQNELLGKLKEEMRKSVTMEEVIRKEEELKKNELLKKLKEEEIKHLVNMVKDIKKQEELKMNELMKKFKEGQIKNNAKREEEIRKEEELKRNELVIKLKEEEVRNIANREEEIRNEEELKRKEMMRKLKEEEVRNIANREEKIRKAEELKRAELLRKIKEEEISKIEKRENIVREEEELKWSQIEKEMKADEQKKLNKMASELRDEQYENSKLRAELEGAHKTHSLVLVGFGIVFTVLLSVCVKYKL; from the exons GCGAGTGGACAGAAAATCACCAACAGATTTCACAAATGAGGATTTCCAGAAG TTGAAAATCTCGAAATGGATTTCTGAATCGACCAATCAGAAAACAGATGAAAAGGATCATGCTGGAGTAAAGATAACG GGGGTCGACGACACTGATGCAGTGTCTATGAGAAGTGAGAACTCCATGCGTATCCCACTGACGTTTCGTAACAAAAG atcagacCAGCTATGTGAAAGTCTGGCGGACGCGTCTGATAGCATTCAAGGTTTCCGTAGCAGCGTTTCTGAAAG TGATCCAGACCCTGAAAATGAGCGAGAGAAGCAGAATTCACCACCCAGCAGGAAAAAGCAGAACAGGAG ACAAATGGACAAAACAGATTTCCAGAAG TTGGAAAACCCTGATTGGAATTCCTTGGATCGCCGTTATCCTTGGATGGCCTTTGTGGTGGGAGCCATTGCGTTGTATATTATGTTGCATTTGGCTTTCAAAG GACAAGAGATTGATCATCATGAGCTGAGACTGATGCTGGTGGGTAAAACTGGAGCTGGGAAGAGTGCTTCAGCAAACACCATCCTGGAAGAAGAAGCTTTCAGAGTCGAGGCGTCTCCAGCTTCTGTGACTCAAGactgtgagaaaaaaaacaaagttgtGGACGGAAGAAACATCACTATAATCGACACTCCGGGGGTCATGGATACCTGGTTAATGTCAGATGAAGAAGCTCAGAGTGCACATAAATGTGTCTCCATGATCGTTCCTGGTCCTCACGTCTTCCTGCTGATGATCAGAATCGGGAGATTCACTGAGGAGGAGGTGAACGCTGTGAAGTGGATTCAGGAGAACTTTGGAGAAGTAGCTGTGAAGTTCACCATGATCCTGTTCACTGGTGGAGATCTGCTGGAGGGGAAGCCCATTCAGAAGTTCATCAGTAACAGTGTTGAGCTTCAGAATCTTGTAGAAACCTGTGATGGTAGATACCACGTCTTCAACAACTACGACAGAAGTGACAGAACTCAGGTTACGGAATTATTCCAAAAGATAAAGCTCATGTTGCATGAAAATACTGGATACATGTACACAAAGGAGGTGTATGGTGGGGTCCAGCAGGCCGTCAGGGAGGAAGAGGAACTAAAGAAAAAGGAGATGATGAGAAAGTTAAAAGAGGAGGAAATAAGGAACATTGCAAACAGGGAGGACAAAGTCAGAATGGAAGAGGAGCTAAAGAGGAAGGAGCTGATACGAAAGTTAAAAGAGGCGGAAATAAGGAACATTGAGAACAGggaggaaaaaaacagaaaggagGAGGAAATAAAGAGGAAGGAGCTGGTAATAAAGttaaaagaagaggaaaaaatgaACATTGAGAACAGGGAAGAAGAGATCAGAAAGGAAGAGGAACTAAAGAGGAAGGAGCTGATAAGAAAGTTAAAAGAAGAGGAAAATAGGAACATTGCAAACAGGGAGGAAGAGATCAGAAACAAGGAGGAACTAAGAAGGAATGAACTGgtgagaaaaataaaagaagaggAAATAAGAAATATTGCGAACATGGAGGAAAAGATCAGAAACGAGGAGGATCTAAAGAGGAATGAGCTAATGAGAAAGTTAAAAGAAGAGGAAATAAGAAATATTGAGAACAGGGAGGAAGAGATCAGAAAGGAGGAGGAACTAAAGAGGAATGAGCTGACGAGAAAGTTAAAAGAAGAGGAAATACGGAGCATCAAGAACAGGGAGGAAAAAAACAGATTGGAGGAGGAAATAAAGAGGAAGGAGCTGGTAAGAAAGttaaaagaagaggaaaaaaggaaCATTGAGAAAAGGGAGGAAGAGATCAGAAGGGAGGAGGAACTAAAGAGGAAGGAGCTGATAATAAAGTTAAAAGAGGAGGAAATAAAGAACATTGATAACAGAGAGGAAAAAATGAGAAAGGAGGAAGAACTAAAGAGGAATGAGCTGATAAGGACATTAAAAGAAGAGGAAATAAGGAACATTGCAAACAGGGAGGAAGAGATCAGAAATGAGGAGGAACTAAAGAGGAATGAGCTAATGATTAAGTTAAAAGATGAGGAAATAAGAAACATTGCCAACAGGGAAGAAGAGATCAGAAAGGAGGAGGAACTAAAGCAGAATGAGCTATTGGGAAAGTTAAAAGAGGAAATGAGAAAAAGTGTGACCATGGAGGAAGTGATCAGAAAGGAGGAGGAACTAAAGAAGAATGAGCTGCTGAAAAAGTTAAAAGAAGAGGAAATAAAACACCTTGTTAACATGGTGAAAGACATCAAAAAGCAGGAAGAACTAAAGATGAATGAGCTTATGAAAAAGTTCAAAGAaggacaaataaaaaacaatgcgAAAAGGGAGGAAGAGATCAGAAAGGAGGAGGAACTAAAGAGGAATGAACTGGTGATAAAGTTAAAGGAAGAGGAAGTAAGAAACATTGCGAACAGGGAGGAAGAGATCAGAAATGAGGAGGAACTAAAGAGGAAGGAGATGATGAGAAAGTTAAAAGAAGAGGAAGTAAGAAACATTGCGAACAGGGAGGAAAAAATCAGAAAGGCGGAGGAACTAAAGAGGGCAGAATTGCTAAGGAAAATTAAAGAGGAGGAAATTAGCAAAATTGAGAAGAGAGAGAACATTGTTAGAGAGGAGGAGGAACTGAAATGGAGTCAAATAGAAAAAGAGATGAAAGCAGATGagcaaaaaaaactgaataagatGGCAAGTGAATTAAGAGACGAGCAGTACGAGAACAGTAAACTAAGGGCTGAGTTAGAAGGGGCGCATAAAACACATTCATTGGTACTGGTTGGATTCGGAATTGTTTTTACAGTCCTTCTATCTGTCTGTGTaaagtataaattataa